One Streptomyces sp. ML-6 genomic region harbors:
- a CDS encoding carbohydrate ABC transporter permease, with protein MAVQPPLRTRRRNRPEENGRGLISAADRRRTSVRLSLGSVQTLSLLLLLAFGAAPLYWTFKAAVSPTQELLRHPLALWPDHAQWDNLSRAWNELQVGQYLWNTVVLVTGSVIAHLVIATTGGYVLSVLRPKWAAPVRWMVLATLFLPGSISLVALYLTVLDLPGLGISLANSPWGVWLPHAASAFTVLIVMKFFDGIPRELFEAAKVDGAGPFVVFRRIVLPMSRPILAVVTLLTVMNSWKDFLWPLIVIPDTEKQPISAALPRLAETAEQSLLIAGMLLAILPPVVLFLIFQRQIVRGGGGFTGLKG; from the coding sequence ATGGCCGTACAACCCCCCCTGCGCACCCGCCGCCGCAACCGCCCCGAGGAGAACGGACGCGGACTCATCTCCGCCGCCGACCGGCGGCGGACCTCCGTACGCCTCTCGCTCGGCTCCGTCCAGACCCTCTCGCTCCTGCTGCTGCTCGCCTTCGGCGCCGCACCGCTCTACTGGACCTTCAAGGCCGCGGTCTCGCCGACCCAGGAACTGCTGCGTCACCCGTTGGCACTGTGGCCGGACCACGCGCAGTGGGACAACCTCTCCCGCGCATGGAACGAACTCCAGGTCGGCCAGTACCTCTGGAACACCGTGGTCCTGGTCACCGGCTCGGTGATCGCCCACCTCGTCATCGCCACCACCGGCGGCTACGTGCTGTCCGTGCTGCGCCCCAAGTGGGCCGCGCCCGTGCGGTGGATGGTGCTCGCCACCCTCTTCCTCCCCGGCTCCATCTCCCTGGTGGCGCTCTACCTCACCGTGCTCGACCTGCCGGGCCTCGGGATCTCGCTCGCCAACAGCCCCTGGGGCGTCTGGCTGCCGCACGCGGCCAGTGCCTTCACCGTCCTGATCGTGATGAAGTTCTTCGACGGCATTCCCCGCGAACTCTTCGAGGCGGCCAAGGTCGACGGCGCCGGGCCGTTCGTCGTCTTCCGCCGGATCGTGCTGCCCATGTCCCGGCCGATCCTCGCGGTGGTGACCCTGCTGACGGTCATGAACTCCTGGAAGGACTTCCTCTGGCCCCTGATCGTCATCCCGGACACCGAGAAGCAGCCCATCTCCGCCGCGCTGCCGCGCCTCGCGGAAACGGCGGAACAGTCGCTGCTCATCGCCGGGATGCTGCTCGCCATCCTGCCCCCGGTCGTGCTGTTCCTGATCTTCCAGCGGCAGATCGTGCGCGGCGGGGGAGGCTTCACCGGCCTCAAGGGATGA
- a CDS encoding sugar ABC transporter permease, producing the protein MSRSQVPGAATGNDTRDGRTGEQRAADRPRTADGPSRTASPHRGGPAERLVRWVRQGGITTILFGLPMVLCFAYFSWWPIVQSVRLSFQQTNLVDPATWVGLDNFRHVLDDPLLWKAVGNTALFAVLALVIGFPVPLFLAVLIAELRRGGTLFRILAYLPVAIPPVVSVLLWKVFYDPEAGLFNQLLAQVGLGPYPWLQSTDTAMLSIVLEATWAGFGSTVIIYLAALGSVPTELYEAAEIDAAGIWRRVRHITLPSLRGVILIMLLLQIIGTLQVFTEPFVMTDGGPEDSTITVLMLIYNYAFRNGDFGAATALSVMLALVLGALSAIYLRATRSWSN; encoded by the coding sequence ATGAGCAGGTCGCAAGTGCCTGGGGCGGCCACCGGCAACGACACCCGGGACGGCCGGACGGGAGAACAACGCGCCGCGGACCGGCCACGGACCGCCGACGGGCCGTCACGGACCGCCTCCCCGCACCGCGGCGGTCCGGCGGAACGCCTCGTGCGCTGGGTCCGGCAGGGCGGGATCACCACCATCCTGTTCGGCCTGCCCATGGTGTTGTGCTTCGCCTACTTCTCCTGGTGGCCGATCGTCCAGAGTGTGCGGCTCAGCTTCCAGCAGACCAATCTGGTCGACCCCGCCACCTGGGTGGGGCTGGACAACTTCCGGCACGTGCTGGACGACCCGCTGCTGTGGAAGGCCGTCGGTAACACCGCGCTGTTCGCCGTGCTCGCCCTGGTGATCGGCTTCCCCGTACCGCTCTTCCTGGCGGTGCTCATCGCCGAACTGCGGCGTGGCGGCACGCTGTTCCGCATCCTCGCCTACCTTCCGGTGGCCATCCCCCCGGTCGTCTCCGTGCTGTTGTGGAAGGTGTTCTACGACCCGGAAGCCGGCCTGTTCAACCAACTGCTGGCCCAGGTGGGCCTCGGCCCGTACCCCTGGCTCCAGTCCACCGACACCGCGATGCTGTCGATCGTCCTGGAAGCCACCTGGGCGGGCTTCGGGTCCACGGTGATCATCTATCTGGCGGCGCTCGGCTCCGTACCCACCGAGCTGTACGAGGCCGCCGAGATCGACGCCGCGGGCATCTGGCGCCGCGTCCGGCACATCACCCTGCCCTCGCTGCGCGGCGTCATCCTGATCATGCTCCTGCTCCAGATCATCGGCACCCTCCAGGTCTTCACCGAACCCTTCGTGATGACGGACGGCGGCCCGGAGGACTCCACCATCACCGTCCTGATGCTGATCTACAACTACGCCTTCCGGAACGGCGACTTCGGCGCCGCGACCGCGCTCAGCGTGATGCTGGCCCTCGTGCTCGGCGCGCTCTCGGCGATCTATCTGCGGGCGACGAGGAGCTGGAGCAACTGA
- a CDS encoding extracellular solute-binding protein yields MRPSLRTALTGVTAGALVCVLASCSGSGSDTAADGTVTITVSGRPPATNAAALKTFEARVAEFEKANPKIRIRTNEYQYDQQSFQTKVGGGSLETVVRVPLTEMSGLIKRRQVADLTADFGKLKHSDEFNDVALGAAKGADGKLYGIPTEEYALGLVYNRDLFEKAGLDPDEPPATWAEVRTAARTISEKTGATGYAQMTKENTGGWMLTAMAYSFGDSMQAEKDGKWANTFDRPGSGAEKALKTLKDMRWTDDSMGRNQLRNLTDLEKDFSAGKIGMAISGPSVIGHYIQQYKGDRDAIGLAAMPTDGSSRRTLAGGTIAVISPRATSQQREAAAKFIDFYYLSTKYDVALAEKDAQAKKKDGAVIGAPTVPFYKPSIADPVRAAVDKQANVPVAHFAPYTEALGDYELAIEPPVEAQNVYKALDTAVQAVLTREDADPAEQLKKAAAQVRSQVERAQN; encoded by the coding sequence ATGAGACCCTCCCTGCGCACCGCCCTGACGGGCGTCACCGCAGGTGCGCTCGTCTGCGTGCTTGCCTCGTGTTCCGGTTCCGGCAGCGACACCGCCGCCGACGGCACGGTGACCATCACCGTCTCCGGGCGTCCGCCCGCCACGAACGCGGCCGCGCTCAAGACGTTCGAGGCGCGGGTGGCGGAGTTCGAGAAGGCCAATCCCAAGATCAGGATCAGGACGAACGAGTACCAGTACGACCAGCAGAGCTTCCAGACCAAGGTGGGCGGCGGCAGTCTGGAGACCGTCGTCCGGGTGCCGCTGACCGAGATGTCGGGGCTGATCAAGCGCAGGCAGGTCGCCGACCTCACTGCGGACTTCGGGAAACTGAAGCACAGCGACGAGTTCAACGACGTCGCGCTCGGGGCCGCGAAGGGCGCGGACGGCAAGCTCTACGGCATCCCCACCGAGGAGTACGCCCTCGGTCTGGTCTACAACCGCGACCTGTTCGAGAAGGCCGGGCTCGACCCGGACGAGCCGCCGGCCACCTGGGCCGAGGTCCGCACGGCGGCCAGGACGATCTCCGAGAAGACCGGTGCCACCGGCTATGCCCAGATGACCAAGGAGAACACCGGCGGCTGGATGCTGACCGCGATGGCGTACTCCTTCGGCGACAGCATGCAGGCGGAGAAGGACGGCAAGTGGGCCAACACCTTCGACCGTCCCGGCAGCGGCGCGGAGAAGGCGCTGAAGACGCTGAAGGACATGCGCTGGACGGACGACTCGATGGGCCGGAACCAACTGCGCAACCTGACCGACCTGGAGAAGGACTTCTCCGCCGGGAAGATCGGCATGGCCATCAGCGGACCCAGCGTCATCGGTCACTACATCCAGCAGTACAAGGGTGACCGGGACGCCATCGGACTCGCCGCCATGCCGACCGACGGCAGCAGCAGGCGGACCCTGGCCGGCGGCACCATCGCGGTGATCAGCCCCCGCGCCACCTCCCAACAGCGCGAGGCCGCGGCGAAGTTCATCGACTTCTACTACCTCTCCACCAAGTACGACGTCGCCCTCGCGGAGAAGGACGCGCAGGCCAAGAAGAAGGACGGAGCCGTCATCGGCGCGCCGACCGTCCCGTTCTACAAGCCGTCCATCGCGGACCCGGTCCGGGCCGCGGTCGACAAGCAGGCCAACGTGCCGGTCGCGCACTTCGCCCCGTACACCGAGGCGCTCGGCGACTACGAACTGGCCATCGAGCCGCCCGTCGAGGCGCAGAACGTCTACAAGGCCCTCGACACCGCCGTCCAGGCCGTGCTCACCCGCGAGGACGCCGACCCGGCCGAGCAGTTGAAGAAGGCCGCCGCACAGGTCAGGTCCCAGGTGGAGCGGGCGCAGAACTGA